A portion of the Polaribacter cellanae genome contains these proteins:
- a CDS encoding septum formation inhibitor Maf, translating into MKPFLKIALPFFVTTFLFLFCNNIEPKKKATKSIETAQKHPKFNEYWYQGKAEITSYKLYQNRYGEIHKGTAVNIFVTEDFLPKKQVKADNRNDKNIPVLKLNSTKKFVTGIYPYSLMTSTFSPINTNESAIKISFSAQEWCGNTFVQLNNREQFKIDFYSYFESNADRKLSLEKNILENELWNIIRINPKNLPIGKFDIIPSFEFLALNHQKIKAYKAETSLDEKEDFILYSINYPELERTLIIKTTKEFPFIIESWEETLTKRGKTLTTKAEKIKTIKSAYWSKNRVTDTEERKELGL; encoded by the coding sequence ATGAAACCTTTTCTAAAAATAGCACTTCCATTTTTTGTAACGACATTTTTATTCCTTTTTTGTAATAATATCGAACCTAAAAAAAAAGCTACAAAGTCGATTGAAACCGCTCAAAAACATCCAAAATTCAACGAATATTGGTACCAAGGAAAAGCGGAAATAACTTCTTATAAATTATATCAAAATAGATATGGAGAAATTCATAAAGGAACTGCTGTAAACATTTTTGTTACTGAAGATTTTTTACCAAAAAAACAGGTAAAAGCAGATAATAGAAATGATAAAAATATACCCGTTTTAAAATTAAACAGCACTAAAAAATTTGTTACAGGTATTTACCCTTATTCTTTAATGACAAGTACCTTCTCTCCTATCAACACAAACGAAAGTGCGATTAAAATTTCTTTTTCTGCGCAAGAATGGTGTGGAAACACTTTTGTTCAGTTGAATAACAGAGAACAGTTTAAAATTGATTTTTATTCTTATTTCGAAAGTAATGCTGATAGAAAATTATCTCTCGAGAAAAATATTTTAGAAAACGAATTATGGAATATTATAAGAATAAATCCGAAGAATTTACCGATTGGAAAGTTTGATATTATACCTTCTTTTGAATTTTTAGCATTAAATCATCAAAAAATAAAAGCCTATAAAGCCGAAACTTCTTTAGATGAGAAAGAGGATTTTATTTTGTATTCAATTAATTATCCTGAGTTAGAAAGAACTCTTATTATAAAAACTACAAAAGAATTTCCTTTTATTATTGAAAGTTGGGAAGAAACCTTAACCAAAAGAGGAAAAACATTAACGACAAAAGCTGAGAAAATTAAGACGATAAAATCTGCCTATTGGAGTAAAAATAGGGTTACAGATACTGAAGAACGTAAAGAATTGGGATTGTAG
- a CDS encoding acyl-CoA dehydrogenase family protein yields METSKKELLRGGQFLVKETNCEDVFTPEDFTEEQQMMKEAVMEFNDREIIPHKNRFEAKDYALTEEVMRKAGELGFLGVAVPEEYGGLGMGFVSTLLTCDYISSGTGSFSTAFGAHTGIGTMPITLYGTEEQKQKYVPKLATGEWFGAYCLTEPGAGSDANSGKTTAELSADGKSYKINGQKMWISNAGFCRLMIVFARIENDKNITGFIVEYDKDNTNGITLGEEEHKLGIRASSTRQVFFNDTVVPTENMLAGRGEGFKIAMNALNVGRIKLAGACLDSQRRIISYAVNYANERKQFKTPIADFGAIKVKLAEMATDAYVGESATYRAAKDIEDRIALRIEAGNSHQEAELKGVEEYAIECSILKVAVSEDVQNCADEGIQIFGGMGFSEETPMEAAWRDARIARIYEGTNEINRMLSVGMLIKKAMKGHVDLLGPATEVANSLMGIPSFDTPDYSKLFAEEKEMIAKLKKTFLMVAGAALQKYGPEIEEHQQLLIAAADILIEIYMAESAILRTEKNVKRFGEEKQSVQIAMSKLYLYHAVDKIEEKGKESIISFAEGDEQRMMLMGLKRFTKYANYPDIVDLRNEIAEKVKAENKYCF; encoded by the coding sequence ATGGAAACATCAAAAAAAGAACTTTTAAGAGGTGGTCAGTTTCTGGTAAAAGAAACAAATTGCGAAGACGTTTTTACTCCAGAAGATTTTACAGAGGAGCAACAAATGATGAAGGAAGCTGTAATGGAATTTAATGACCGTGAAATTATTCCTCATAAAAATAGATTTGAAGCGAAAGATTATGCATTAACCGAAGAAGTAATGCGCAAAGCCGGAGAATTAGGTTTCTTAGGTGTTGCAGTACCAGAAGAATATGGTGGTTTAGGTATGGGATTCGTTTCTACACTTTTAACTTGCGATTATATTTCAAGTGGAACAGGCTCTTTTAGTACCGCTTTTGGAGCACATACAGGAATTGGAACCATGCCAATTACTTTGTACGGAACAGAAGAGCAAAAACAAAAATATGTACCAAAATTAGCTACAGGAGAGTGGTTTGGCGCATATTGTTTAACAGAACCTGGAGCAGGCTCTGATGCAAATTCAGGAAAAACAACTGCCGAACTTTCTGCAGATGGAAAATCTTATAAAATTAATGGACAAAAAATGTGGATTTCTAATGCAGGATTTTGTCGTTTAATGATTGTTTTCGCAAGAATAGAAAATGATAAAAATATTACTGGTTTTATTGTTGAATATGATAAAGATAATACAAACGGAATTACTTTAGGTGAAGAAGAACATAAATTAGGTATTAGAGCATCATCAACCAGACAAGTATTTTTTAATGATACAGTTGTACCCACAGAAAATATGTTAGCAGGACGTGGAGAAGGGTTTAAAATTGCAATGAATGCTTTAAATGTTGGTCGTATTAAATTAGCTGGTGCTTGTTTAGATTCTCAACGCAGAATTATTTCATACGCTGTAAATTATGCAAATGAACGCAAACAATTTAAAACACCAATTGCAGATTTTGGTGCCATAAAAGTAAAACTAGCAGAAATGGCAACAGATGCATATGTTGGTGAATCTGCAACTTACAGAGCTGCAAAAGACATCGAAGATAGAATTGCATTAAGAATCGAGGCTGGAAATTCGCACCAAGAAGCAGAATTAAAAGGTGTTGAAGAATATGCTATTGAATGTTCTATCTTAAAAGTAGCTGTTTCAGAAGATGTACAAAATTGTGCTGATGAAGGAATACAAATTTTTGGTGGAATGGGATTCTCTGAAGAAACACCAATGGAAGCTGCTTGGAGAGATGCAAGAATTGCAAGAATTTATGAAGGAACCAACGAAATTAACAGAATGCTTTCTGTTGGAATGTTAATTAAAAAAGCCATGAAAGGGCATGTAGATTTATTAGGCCCTGCAACAGAAGTTGCAAACAGTTTAATGGGAATTCCTTCTTTTGACACGCCAGATTACTCAAAATTATTTGCGGAAGAAAAAGAAATGATTGCGAAATTAAAAAAGACTTTTTTAATGGTTGCTGGTGCAGCCCTACAAAAATATGGTCCAGAAATTGAAGAACATCAACAATTATTAATTGCGGCTGCAGATATTTTAATTGAAATTTATATGGCAGAATCTGCAATTTTAAGAACCGAGAAAAATGTGAAACGTTTTGGAGAAGAAAAGCAATCTGTACAAATTGCCATGTCTAAATTATACTTATATCATGCAGTAGATAAAATTGAAGAAAAAGGAAAAGAAAGTATTATTTCTTTTGCTGAAGGAGATGAGCAACGCATGATGTTAATGGGCTTAAAGCGATTTACAAAATATGCAAATTACCCAGACATTGTAGATTTGCGCAACGAAATTGCAGAAAAAGTAAAAGCAGAAAATAAATACTGCTTCTAA
- a CDS encoding 3-hydroxyacyl-CoA dehydrogenase/enoyl-CoA hydratase family protein, whose amino-acid sequence MTRRIKKVAIIGSGIMGSGIACHFANIGVEVLLLDIVPRELTDKEKAKGLTLEDKVVRNRLVNDALAASLKSKPSPIYNQKFANRITTGNLEDDIAKVKDVDWIMEVVVERLDIKKIVFEKLEKHRTPGTIISSNTSGIPIKFMNEGRSEDFQQHFAVTHFFNPPRYLKLFEVVPGPNCKQEVTDFLMMYGEKFLGKTSVLAKDTPAFIGNRIGIFGIQSLFHQVKELGLTVEEVDKLTGPVIGRPKSATFRTVDVVGLDTLVHVANGIYENCPNDEAHELFKLPDFINTMMENKWLGSKTGQGFYKKIKNENGKSEILTLDLDTMEYRSKKRAKFATLELTKTIDKPIDRFKVLIGGKDKAGEFYRKNFAAMFAYVQNRIPEISDELYKIDDAMKAGFGWENGPFEIWDAVGVEKGIELMKAEGKEPATWVTEMLAAGSKSFYSVKEGATYYYDIPSKKQTKKPGQDGFIILDNIRKSNEVFKNSGVVIEDIGDGILNVEFQSKMNTIGGDVLAGINKAIDLAEKDYQGLVVGNQAANFSVGANIGMIFMMAVEQEYDELNYAIKYFQDTMMRMRYSSIPTISAPHGMALGGGCEISLHADKVVAAAETYMGLVEFGVGVIPGGGGSKEMALRASDTFHKGDVELNILQENFLTIGMAKVSTSGYEAFDLGLLQKGKDVIVVNKDRQIATAKAHAKLIAESGYTQPVKRKDVKVLGKQALGMFLVGTDSMEHSKYISEHDQKIANKLAYVMAGGDLSEPTLVTEQYLLDLEREAFLSLCTERKTLERIQAMLKTGKPLRN is encoded by the coding sequence ATGACTAGAAGAATTAAAAAAGTAGCGATTATCGGTTCCGGAATTATGGGAAGTGGAATTGCTTGTCATTTTGCCAATATTGGCGTAGAAGTTCTTTTATTGGACATCGTTCCAAGAGAATTAACTGACAAAGAAAAAGCGAAAGGTTTAACATTAGAAGACAAAGTAGTTCGAAATCGTTTAGTAAATGACGCGTTAGCAGCTTCTTTAAAATCGAAACCCTCGCCTATTTATAATCAAAAATTTGCAAACAGAATTACCACTGGTAATTTAGAGGATGATATTGCAAAAGTAAAAGATGTAGATTGGATTATGGAAGTTGTCGTGGAAAGACTCGACATCAAAAAAATAGTTTTCGAAAAACTGGAAAAACACAGAACTCCAGGAACTATTATTTCTTCGAACACTTCTGGTATTCCTATTAAATTTATGAATGAAGGCAGAAGTGAAGATTTTCAACAACACTTTGCAGTAACTCACTTTTTTAACCCTCCAAGATATTTAAAACTTTTTGAAGTAGTTCCAGGACCAAATTGCAAACAAGAAGTTACCGATTTTTTAATGATGTATGGAGAAAAATTCTTAGGAAAAACCTCGGTTTTAGCAAAAGATACGCCTGCGTTTATTGGAAATAGAATCGGAATTTTTGGAATTCAATCTTTATTTCATCAAGTAAAAGAGTTAGGTTTAACTGTTGAAGAAGTAGATAAGTTAACAGGCCCAGTTATTGGTCGCCCAAAATCTGCTACTTTTAGAACCGTTGATGTGGTTGGTTTAGATACTTTAGTGCATGTTGCAAATGGTATTTATGAGAATTGTCCTAATGATGAAGCGCATGAATTATTTAAATTACCAGATTTCATCAACACAATGATGGAAAATAAATGGTTAGGAAGCAAAACTGGACAAGGTTTTTATAAAAAAATAAAAAACGAAAATGGCAAAAGTGAAATTTTGACGTTAGATTTAGATACGATGGAATATCGTTCTAAAAAACGCGCAAAATTTGCTACGCTAGAACTAACAAAAACCATAGATAAACCTATTGATAGGTTTAAAGTATTAATTGGCGGAAAAGACAAGGCTGGCGAGTTTTATAGAAAGAACTTTGCAGCGATGTTTGCCTACGTTCAAAATAGAATTCCAGAAATTTCTGACGAATTATACAAAATAGACGATGCAATGAAAGCTGGTTTCGGCTGGGAAAATGGCCCTTTCGAAATTTGGGATGCTGTTGGTGTAGAAAAAGGAATTGAATTAATGAAAGCTGAAGGAAAAGAACCTGCAACTTGGGTTACAGAAATGTTGGCTGCTGGTTCTAAATCTTTTTATTCTGTAAAAGAAGGCGCAACTTATTATTATGATATTCCTTCTAAAAAACAAACGAAAAAACCGGGTCAAGATGGTTTTATCATTTTAGATAATATTAGAAAATCAAACGAAGTATTTAAAAATTCTGGTGTTGTTATTGAAGATATTGGAGATGGAATTTTAAATGTAGAATTTCAATCTAAAATGAACACCATTGGAGGTGATGTTTTAGCAGGCATAAATAAGGCTATTGATTTAGCTGAAAAAGATTACCAAGGTTTGGTTGTTGGTAACCAAGCAGCCAATTTTTCTGTTGGTGCAAATATTGGAATGATTTTTATGATGGCTGTAGAGCAAGAATATGACGAATTAAATTATGCCATTAAGTATTTCCAAGACACCATGATGCGCATGCGCTACTCATCAATACCAACTATTTCTGCTCCTCACGGAATGGCTTTAGGTGGTGGTTGTGAAATATCCTTACATGCAGATAAAGTTGTAGCTGCAGCAGAAACATATATGGGATTAGTAGAATTTGGAGTTGGTGTAATACCTGGTGGTGGTGGCTCTAAAGAAATGGCGTTAAGAGCATCTGACACTTTTCATAAAGGAGACGTAGAGTTAAATATTTTACAAGAAAATTTCTTAACCATTGGTATGGCAAAAGTATCAACTTCTGGTTACGAGGCTTTCGATTTGGGATTATTGCAAAAAGGAAAAGATGTTATTGTTGTTAATAAAGACCGACAAATTGCCACTGCAAAAGCACACGCAAAATTAATAGCAGAAAGCGGTTACACACAACCTGTAAAACGTAAAGATGTAAAAGTGCTAGGAAAACAAGCTTTAGGAATGTTTTTAGTAGGAACAGACTCAATGGAACATTCTAAATACATTTCTGAACACGACCAAAAAATTGCAAATAAATTAGCGTATGTAATGGCTGGTGGAGATTTATCTGAACCAACTTTAGTTACAGAGCAATATTTATTAGATTTAGAGCGCGAGGCTTTTTTAAGTTTGTGTACTGAAAGAAAAACTCTTGAGAGAATTCAAGCAATGTTAAAGACTGGAAAACCCCTTAGGAATTAA
- a CDS encoding four helix bundle protein: MHRFEELKIWQKAMDITEKCYRASENFPKEEKYGLTSQLRRSAVSIPSNISEGAGRNTNGEFKQFLGIANGSSYELLTQLYLSKRLNLINEENVRPIINEIIEVTKMNYSLQKSLTKS; the protein is encoded by the coding sequence ATGCACAGATTTGAAGAATTGAAAATATGGCAAAAAGCAATGGACATTACTGAAAAATGTTATAGAGCTTCAGAAAATTTCCCTAAAGAGGAAAAATATGGATTGACATCACAACTTCGAAGAAGTGCTGTTTCTATTCCTTCTAATATATCTGAAGGAGCAGGACGAAATACAAACGGAGAATTCAAACAATTTTTAGGAATTGCAAATGGATCTTCCTATGAATTATTAACTCAATTATATTTATCTAAAAGATTAAATTTAATTAATGAAGAAAATGTAAGACCAATTATAAATGAGATTATTGAAGTAACAAAAATGAATTACTCACTTCAAAAATCACTAACTAAGTCTTAA
- a CDS encoding MarR family winged helix-turn-helix transcriptional regulator, with protein sequence MEKYKSIDHQLRATWQAVAKLYNEQALTHNSTMATAFVLLNIDKINGTPSTALGPLMGMEPTSLSRILKNMEDKGAIYREKNPDDGRSVIIKLTEYGKEMRAVSKGHVIQFNETVIQNVSPRDLEGFFNVTSKINKLIADKEIYKQTSNKAV encoded by the coding sequence ATGGAGAAATACAAATCGATAGATCATCAATTAAGAGCAACTTGGCAAGCAGTTGCTAAATTGTACAATGAGCAAGCATTAACCCATAATAGCACAATGGCTACTGCTTTTGTTTTATTAAATATTGATAAAATAAATGGCACTCCATCCACAGCCTTAGGGCCTTTAATGGGAATGGAACCAACAAGTCTTTCAAGAATTTTAAAAAATATGGAAGATAAAGGAGCCATTTACAGAGAGAAAAACCCAGATGATGGTAGAAGTGTAATTATAAAATTAACAGAGTATGGTAAAGAAATGCGTGCAGTTTCTAAAGGACATGTAATTCAGTTTAACGAAACTGTAATACAAAATGTATCTCCAAGAGATTTGGAAGGTTTTTTTAACGTGACTTCGAAAATAAATAAATTAATTGCTGATAAAGAAATTTATAAACAAACAAGCAACAAAGCAGTATAA
- a CDS encoding M20/M25/M40 family metallo-hydrolase codes for MKTKFLFLSFLTTLLFSCNTPKSVQIDKQMLLESLKILSHDSLEGRGFSKAGNYKAQKFIAKRFEEIGLEKMIGDTYIQKFPYTFSGKKRLRMFPVSGVEKEAENIADTTVFGGNIIGKITGKINKTIVITGHLDHLGIKNGEIYNGADDDASGTAALFAIAAYFKKNTPKHTLVFAAVDAEEIGSLGADYFLKNYTNKENIILNINMDMIAHNDSLQLYASGLHHYPQLKEPLQNIESPITLLFGHDNPTDKTKDDWTYSSDHRIFHQENIPFIYFGVEDHKDYHKPTDTFENINQEFYIDAVKLIIKAIENYDSFLE; via the coding sequence ATGAAAACTAAATTCTTATTTCTCTCATTTCTTACCACTCTATTATTTAGCTGTAATACTCCAAAAAGCGTTCAAATTGATAAACAAATGCTTTTAGAAAGCCTTAAAATTTTATCTCATGATTCTTTAGAGGGAAGAGGGTTTTCTAAAGCAGGAAACTACAAAGCACAAAAATTTATCGCTAAAAGGTTTGAAGAAATTGGTTTAGAAAAAATGATTGGAGATACATACATTCAAAAATTTCCTTATACTTTTTCAGGAAAGAAAAGATTGAGAATGTTTCCAGTTTCCGGAGTCGAAAAAGAGGCAGAAAATATTGCTGACACCACAGTTTTTGGTGGAAATATCATCGGAAAAATTACTGGAAAAATTAATAAAACAATTGTAATCACAGGGCATTTAGATCATTTGGGTATTAAAAACGGGGAGATTTACAATGGTGCAGATGACGATGCTTCTGGAACTGCTGCTTTGTTTGCAATTGCTGCATATTTCAAAAAAAACACACCAAAACATACGTTGGTTTTTGCTGCTGTGGATGCTGAAGAAATTGGTTCTTTAGGTGCAGATTATTTCCTAAAAAATTACACTAACAAAGAAAATATTATTTTAAATATTAATATGGATATGATTGCACATAACGATTCTTTACAATTGTATGCTTCTGGTTTACATCATTATCCGCAGTTAAAAGAACCGCTTCAAAATATAGAATCTCCTATAACTTTATTATTCGGACATGACAATCCTACTGATAAAACAAAAGACGATTGGACGTATTCTTCTGACCACAGAATTTTCCATCAAGAAAATATTCCTTTTATCTATTTTGGTGTAGAAGATCATAAAGATTATCATAAACCTACAGACACTTTCGAAAATATCAATCAAGAATTTTATATAGATGCTGTAAAATTAATTATCAAAGCAATTGAAAATTATGATTCTTTTTTAGAATAA
- a CDS encoding DUF4870 domain-containing protein, protein METQTIAKKLKYQRKLKGYSQIELSEKSNVTIRTIQRIEKGDVTPHLQTLKLLAEALNIGVEDISVLNNPKEESIQKKWLLFIHGSPILGFIFPFTVLFPLFLWIHKREDNSIYNIHAIKVINFQLSIALIHILSFILLLTVQGWGFLFFILIIPINFLLIIYNIFKSITTQKCFYPLSIPFLNIKKNSTTTILKSFLILLITISCTTNKKNKLQKLTEYEGLYEYKEQTTLNIVASGLDTTLYAILDDAKYPLKHIKKDSFLNIRKIPVVFKRDKNKSVIGYESEGKYFKLLSTKIKKPEMFPRKELFKKPEKYKYNIPSDDNNGLKVGNLLDEFSNPELIIEMVKETIKGNFPEVHSILIYKNDKLVLEEYFYGYDKNTQHQLRSASKPFIGTLLGIAIDKGFIKDEKQKLLPYFFDTYKNIKNIDAKKKEITLENILTYKHGMDCENNNSESKGNELRMMGSKDWVKHTLDLPMVTKPGEYSSYCSGCSLILGKLIEITTNQKIENFAKKNLFYPMGITNYSWVFEPNQASKTTFNQKYITSRDLIKLAKMYKDDGKWNDQQIVSKKWIDKTFKTQKGDYGYLWEHKYFVINDKEYNSYLASGNGGQKINIWPELDMITVFTGGNYNSFELYKKTTPPNKMIPEYILKAL, encoded by the coding sequence ATGGAAACACAAACAATTGCAAAAAAATTAAAGTATCAAAGAAAGTTAAAAGGATATTCTCAAATAGAACTATCAGAAAAATCAAACGTCACAATTAGAACTATACAACGAATTGAAAAAGGAGATGTTACTCCTCATCTTCAAACCTTAAAATTATTAGCAGAGGCTTTAAATATAGGTGTAGAAGATATTTCTGTACTAAATAACCCAAAAGAAGAATCAATACAAAAAAAGTGGTTATTATTTATACATGGTTCTCCAATACTTGGTTTTATTTTTCCATTTACAGTTCTCTTTCCTTTATTTTTATGGATTCATAAAAGAGAAGATAATTCCATTTATAATATTCATGCAATTAAAGTTATAAATTTTCAATTAAGCATTGCTTTAATACACATACTATCCTTTATCCTATTACTAACAGTTCAAGGTTGGGGATTTTTATTTTTTATACTAATTATTCCAATTAATTTTCTTTTAATTATTTATAATATTTTTAAATCCATAACTACACAGAAGTGTTTTTACCCTTTATCAATTCCTTTTTTAAATATCAAAAAAAATAGTACAACAACAATTTTAAAATCATTTTTAATCTTATTAATTACAATTAGTTGTACTACAAATAAAAAAAACAAATTACAAAAACTTACTGAATATGAGGGACTATATGAATATAAAGAACAAACAACTTTAAATATAGTCGCTTCTGGTTTAGACACTACTTTATACGCTATATTAGATGATGCAAAATATCCTTTAAAACATATTAAGAAAGATAGTTTTTTAAATATAAGAAAGATACCTGTTGTTTTTAAAAGAGATAAAAATAAAAGTGTTATAGGTTACGAGTCTGAAGGTAAGTATTTTAAACTTTTAAGTACCAAAATTAAAAAGCCAGAAATGTTTCCAAGAAAAGAACTATTTAAAAAACCAGAAAAATATAAATACAATATACCTTCAGATGATAATAACGGATTAAAAGTGGGAAATTTATTGGATGAGTTCTCTAACCCTGAACTTATTATAGAAATGGTAAAAGAAACCATAAAAGGAAATTTTCCTGAAGTACATAGTATTTTAATATACAAAAATGATAAATTAGTACTTGAAGAATATTTTTATGGTTATGATAAAAACACCCAACATCAATTAAGATCTGCAAGCAAACCTTTTATTGGAACATTACTCGGAATTGCGATTGATAAAGGTTTTATAAAAGATGAAAAACAAAAATTATTACCCTATTTTTTTGATACATACAAAAACATTAAAAACATAGATGCAAAAAAAAAGGAAATTACCCTAGAAAATATTCTAACCTATAAACATGGAATGGATTGCGAAAATAACAATTCAGAAAGTAAAGGAAATGAATTAAGAATGATGGGAAGCAAAGACTGGGTAAAACACACTTTAGATTTACCAATGGTTACAAAACCAGGCGAATACTCTTCATATTGTTCAGGTTGTTCTTTAATTTTAGGAAAATTAATAGAAATTACAACAAACCAAAAAATAGAAAATTTTGCAAAAAAAAACTTATTTTATCCTATGGGAATAACAAACTATAGTTGGGTTTTTGAACCAAATCAAGCAAGTAAAACAACATTTAATCAAAAATACATTACATCCAGAGATTTAATAAAATTAGCAAAAATGTACAAGGATGATGGAAAATGGAATGACCAACAAATAGTATCTAAAAAGTGGATAGATAAAACTTTCAAAACACAAAAAGGTGATTATGGTTATTTATGGGAACATAAATATTTTGTAATAAATGATAAAGAATATAATTCTTATTTAGCTTCTGGTAATGGAGGTCAAAAAATAAATATTTGGCCAGAATTAGATATGATTACTGTTTTTACAGGTGGAAACTACAACTCTTTTGAACTCTATAAAAAAACTACACCTCCAAATAAAATGATACCCGAATATATTTTAAAGGCACTTTAA
- a CDS encoding acetyl-CoA C-acyltransferase has protein sequence MSKQAYIVKAYRTAVAKAPKGVFRFKRADELGAETIQHMMKELPNLDVKRIDDVIVGNAMPEGSQGLNMARFISLIGLNSVDVPGVTVNRFCSSGLETIAMAAAKINAGMADCIIAGGAESMSSVPMTGFKPELNYDTIKNGHADYYWGMGNTAEAVANQFKISREDQDEFAYNSHMKALKAQAENRFQDQIVPIEVEETYLNENGKKATKKYTVNKDEGPRAGTSIAVLNKLRPVFAAGGSVTAGNSSQMSDGAAFVMVMSEEMVKELNIEPIARVVNYAAAGVEPRIMGIGPVAAIPKVLKQAGLQQNDIELIELNEAFASQSLAVMRELNLNEDIVNVNGGAIALGHPLGCTGAKLSVQLFDEMRRRNMKNKYGMVTMCVGTGQGAAGVFEFLS, from the coding sequence ATGAGCAAACAAGCTTACATCGTAAAAGCATACAGAACTGCAGTTGCGAAAGCGCCAAAAGGAGTTTTTCGTTTTAAACGTGCAGACGAGTTGGGTGCAGAAACCATTCAACATATGATGAAAGAATTACCAAATTTAGACGTAAAACGTATAGATGATGTAATTGTAGGAAACGCAATGCCAGAAGGTTCTCAAGGATTAAATATGGCACGTTTTATTTCTTTAATCGGTTTAAACTCTGTGGATGTTCCTGGAGTTACTGTAAATCGTTTCTGTTCTTCAGGATTGGAAACTATTGCAATGGCCGCTGCAAAAATTAATGCAGGTATGGCAGATTGTATTATTGCAGGTGGTGCAGAAAGTATGAGTTCTGTTCCAATGACAGGTTTTAAACCAGAATTAAATTACGACACCATTAAAAATGGTCATGCAGATTATTATTGGGGAATGGGAAATACAGCAGAAGCAGTTGCAAATCAGTTTAAAATTTCGAGAGAAGACCAAGATGAATTTGCGTACAACTCTCACATGAAAGCTTTAAAAGCACAAGCAGAAAATCGTTTTCAAGACCAAATTGTTCCTATTGAAGTTGAAGAAACCTATTTGAATGAAAACGGAAAAAAAGCAACCAAGAAATATACAGTAAATAAAGATGAAGGACCAAGAGCTGGAACTTCAATCGCTGTTTTAAATAAATTACGTCCCGTTTTTGCAGCCGGAGGAAGTGTTACAGCAGGAAACTCCTCTCAAATGAGTGATGGTGCTGCTTTTGTAATGGTCATGAGTGAAGAAATGGTAAAAGAATTAAACATCGAACCAATTGCAAGAGTAGTGAATTATGCAGCTGCTGGTGTAGAGCCAAGAATTATGGGAATTGGACCTGTTGCAGCAATTCCTAAAGTTTTAAAACAGGCAGGATTGCAACAAAACGATATCGAGTTAATCGAATTGAATGAAGCTTTTGCTTCTCAATCTTTAGCAGTAATGCGTGAGTTGAATTTGAATGAAGATATTGTAAATGTAAATGGTGGTGCAATCGCTTTAGGGCATCCATTAGGTTGTACAGGTGCAAAATTATCTGTGCAATTATTTGATGAAATGCGTAGAAGAAACATGAAAAACAAATACGGAATGGTAACCATGTGTGTAGGAACTGGACAAGGTGCTGCAGGGGTTTTTGAATTCCTTTCGTAA
- a CDS encoding KTSC domain-containing protein, translating into MKRIKQYKKLFKVEGSINLKELKTTYRGLVKEWHPDKFQDEDKKAAAELKSTEIIDGYHFLVSIAPETKEANLDAYKKTITEFQVADWHHKSMLLEVTFTDGNSYEYFGVSKTLFGKFVNAKSMNNFGKRNIFNSFTYRKSMKASVNA; encoded by the coding sequence ATGAAGCGTATAAAACAATATAAAAAACTTTTTAAAGTTGAAGGATCCATTAATTTGAAAGAATTAAAAACTACTTATAGAGGTTTGGTTAAAGAATGGCATCCAGATAAATTTCAGGATGAAGATAAAAAAGCAGCAGCAGAACTTAAAAGTACAGAAATAATTGATGGTTATCACTTTTTAGTAAGTATTGCTCCTGAAACAAAGGAAGCAAATTTAGACGCTTACAAAAAAACAATTACCGAGTTTCAAGTAGCAGATTGGCATCATAAAAGTATGTTATTAGAAGTTACTTTTACGGACGGAAATTCTTACGAATACTTTGGTGTGAGTAAAACTTTATTCGGAAAATTCGTAAACGCAAAATCTATGAATAATTTCGGAAAAAGAAATATTTTCAATTCTTTTACTTACAGAAAATCAATGAAAGCTTCTGTGAACGCTTAA